In a single window of the Alosa sapidissima isolate fAloSap1 chromosome 18, fAloSap1.pri, whole genome shotgun sequence genome:
- the LOC121690404 gene encoding prosaposin-like, with protein sequence MCECYSPFLQYKNCSQIGRGSFAPPAASRQTKDMTTFFKLLIFICLQNGVTARVMNAENLKAAPEQLPTVTIDTCKTCTEMFELLKDLMSDPGVQGMVKHDLGLMCEALRKGFGPASEKICKDMVDKNLPLAFSIFDSVLKPGVLCSALGLCVVEVENELQGLMAKLQTALKSPALGVKSDLQCKFCVYLIELLEGLLPKEKTEEAIAHMLDQVCHLVPAAYRDQCVAFIELYSKKLIELLLNKSSPHTICTLIHLCKGMETAITGAHMSGYACAMSSYRCQNLLTAMECGAVEYCQKYAWL encoded by the exons ATGTGTGAGTGCTACAGTCCATTTCTGCAGTATAAAAACTGTTCTCAGATAGGGAGGGGTTCATTTGCGCCTCCAGCAGCATCAAGACAAACTAAAGACATGACGACCTTTTTCAAACTTCTGATCTTCATTTGCCTTCAGAATGGCG TCACAGCTCGAGTCATGAATGCTGAGAACCTAAAAGCTGCGCCAGAGCAGCTGCCTACAGTG ACTATTGACACCTGTAAGACGTGCACTGAAATGTTTGAACTTCTGAAAGATCTTATGTCAGATCCTGGAGTTCAG GGGATGGTTAAGCACGACCTGGGTTTAATGTGTGAGGCGCTGCGTAAAGGTTTTGGTCCTGCATCAGAGAAAATCTGCAAGGATATGGTGGACAAAAACCTGCCTTTGGCCTTCTCTATCTTCGACAGTGTATTG AAACCAGGTGTGCTCTGCTCTGCACTGGGGCTCTGCGTTGTCGAGGTAGAAAACGAGTTGCAAGGTCTGATGGCCAAACTTCAGACAGCTCTCAAATCTCCAGCTCTAGGG gtcaaGTCTGACCTTCAGTGTAAGTTCTGTGTCTATCTGATTGAGCTCCTGGAGGGACTCCTGCCTAAAGAGAAGACTGAG GAGGCTATTGCCCACATGCTGGACCAGGTGTGTCACCTCGTGCCCGCCGCATACAGGGACCAGTGTGTGGCCTTCATCGAGCTGTACAGTAAGAAACTGATTGAGCTTCTCCTGAATAAATCCAGCCCCCACACCATCTGCACCCTCATCCATCTCTGCAAGGGCATGGAGACAGCAATCACTG GTGCTCACATGAGTGGCTATGCTTGTGCCATGAGCAGCTATCGGTGCCAGAACCTTCTGACTGCTATGGAGTGTGGG gCAGTGGAATACTGTCAGAAATATGCCTGGTTGTAA